The following proteins are encoded in a genomic region of Athene noctua chromosome 9, bAthNoc1.hap1.1, whole genome shotgun sequence:
- the IRF8 gene encoding interferon regulatory factor 8 yields the protein MCDRNGGRRLRQWLIEQIDSELYPGLIWENEEKTMFRIPWKHAGKQDYNQEVDASIFKAWAVFKGKFKEGDKAEPATWKTRLRCALNKSPDFEEVTDRSQLDISEPYKVYRIVPEEEQKCKVGVANGSGLNDITEMDCSSSAIDDLIKEPPCVDDYLGIIKRSPSPPQETCRNPPIPDWWVQQPSPALPLMNGYSGYEQHHSGYSQMVISFYYGGRLVGHITTSCSEGCRISLGQPSSHGEKLYAPDALEHVRFPSADAIQNDRQKQITRKLFGHLERGVLLHSNKQGIFIKRLCQGRVFWSGNTMVYKDRPNKLDRDEVVKIFDTNLFFRELQQFYNNQGRFPDSRVMLCFGEEFPDAVPLRCKLILVQVEQLSVRQVVEEAGKTCNSSPMLPIADETQHDQVYRIFQDICGTHQRPLFRENQPIAV from the exons ATGTGTGACCGCAacggcgggcggcggctccggcaGTGGCTGATCGAGCAGATCGACAGTGAGCTGTACCCTGGGCTCATCTgggaaaatgaggagaaaaccATGTTCCGCATCCCATGGAAACACGCCGGGAAGCAGGACTACAACCAGGAGGTGGATGCTTCTATTTTCAAG GCCTGGGCTGTTTTCAAAGGCAAGTTCAAAGAAGGTGACAAAGCGGAGCCGGCCACGTGGAAGACACGGCTGCGTTGTGCTTTGAACAAGAGCCCCGACTTTGAGGAGGTGACAGACAGGTCCCAGCTGGACATCTCAGAGCCCTACAAGGTCTACAGGATTGTACCAGAGGAGGAACAGAAAT gCAAAGTGGGTGTTGCCAATGGAAGCGGCCTGAATGACATCACGGAGATGGACTGCAGTTCCTCTGCAATCGATGACCTCATTAAAGAG CCCCCCTGTGTAGATGATTATCTGGGGATCATCAAGAGAAGCCCCTCACCCCCTCAGGAGACCTGCAGAAACCCCCCAATACCTGACTGGTGGGtgcagcagcccagccctg CGTTGCCCCTGATGAATGGATACTCTGGCTATGAGCAGCATCATTCAG GTTACTCCCAGATGGTGATCAGCTTCTACTACGGCGGGAGGCTGGTGGGTCACATCACCACCTCGTGCTCCGAGGGCTGCCGGATCTCGCTCGGCCAGCCCTCCAGCCACGGTGAGAAGCTCTACGCCCCAGATGCTCTGGAGCATGTGCGGTTCCCCTCAGCTGATGCCATCCAGAATGACCGCCAGAAGCAGATCACCAGAAAGCTCTTTGGGCACCTGGAGAGGGGTGTTCTGCTGCACAGCAACAAGCAGGGCATCTTCATCAAGaggttgtgccagggcagggtcttCTGGAGTGGGAACACCATGGTCTACAAGGACAGGCCCAACAAACTGGACCGGGATGAAGTGGTGAAGATATTCGACACCAACTTGTTCTTCAGAG agctgcagcagtttTACAACAACCAGGGCCGCTTCCCGGACAGCAGAGTCATGTTGTGCTTCGGAGAGGAGTTCCCAGACGCTGTGCCCCTGCGGTGTAAGCTCATCCTTGTCCAG gTGGAGCAGCTGAGTGTCAGGCAGGTGGTGGAGGAGGCTGGGAAGACCTGCAACAGCAGCCCCATGCTCCCCATAGCTGACGAGACACAGCATGACCAGGTGTACAGGATCTTCCAGGACATCTGTGGGACGCACCAGCGGCCACTCTTCAGAGAAAACCAACCAATTGCTGTCTGA